One Clavelina lepadiformis chromosome 1, kaClaLepa1.1, whole genome shotgun sequence genomic region harbors:
- the LOC143467151 gene encoding transcription factor E2F1-like, whose product MMNSQSDRVFSTTTARENFTNNLASISPAMPTNNTLVTNLLPQDLVSAIENKGDMQWLTGNTEVIDMASMPVVLDNTMPNTFSTQSEIFSSLTDQELHQAPAILQGFNKPVSFKPMIKVGVRQDKRALSTNVPIRKRPRTSSNSSVQRSPGEKSRYDTSLGLLTKRFIQLMYEAEDGILDLNQAAERLSVQKRRIYDITNVLEGIKLIEKRSKNNVQWVAAKTGDEPHSENEILEYKSDVRKLREKEEELDMLIKQRQIELERLSESNSKHSYVTYQDIRSIKSFKDQIVICIKAPQDTKLEVPDPGEKIQMLLKSTKGEIDVFLCPDPQDVASPSKNMSLPSSSEDCFSDSTIESSPSMKKMPKEKSPSGRRRYQSPLIEDQNISPSMESTQPLLFQTDDQLHEGEMEADSAFVDEDSESFIALSPTMNPDDYLFSLDDSEGIAELFDITATALPNSESVSKLSS is encoded by the exons ATGATGAATTCACAAAGTGACAGAGTATTTTCTACAACAACAGCACGGGAAAATTTTACTAATAACTTGGCATCCATATCTCCAGCCATGCCCACCAACAATACTCTTGTGACAAA ttTGCTACCACAAGATTTAGTTTCTGCCATAGAAAATAAAGGTGACATGCAATGGTTAACTGGGAACACTGAGGTTATTGATATGGCAAGTATGCCAGTTGTTCTGGACAATACAATGCCGAACACTTTTTCAACTCAA AGTGAAATTTTCTCATCTTTAACTGATCAAGAATTACATCAAGCACCGGCTATATTGCAAGGCTTTAACAAG CCTGTTTCTTTCAAACCAATGATAAAGGTTGGTGTCAGGCAAGATAAAAGAGCTCTCAGCACAAATGTTCCAATTAGAAAAAGGCCGCGAACCAGTTCAAATAGTTCTGTTCAGCGTTCACCGGGTGAGAAGTCAAGATATGACACGTCTTTGGGGTTACTAACAAAAAG ATTTATTCAACTGATGTATGAAGCTGAAGATGGTATATTAGATTTAAACCAGGCAGCTGAGAGATTGTCAGTTCAAAAACGTCGTATTTATGACATAACTAATGTGCTTGAGGGAATCAAGCTCATAGAAAAACGATCCAAAAACAATGTCCAATGGGT TGCTGCAAAAACAGGTGATGAACCACACAGTGAAAATGAGATTTTAGAATATAAGTCAGATGTTCGAAAGTTGagagaaaaagaagaagaattgGACATGTTGATCAAACAACGACAGATCGAATTGGAACGATTGTCAGAATCAAATTCGAA GCATTCATATGTGACTTACCAAGACATTCGCAGTATTAAGAGCTTCAAGGACCAAATTGTCATTTGTATTAAAGCTCCTCAGGATACTAAGCTTGAAGTGCCTGACCCGGGAGAG AAAATCCAAATGCTCCTGAAAAGCACGAAAGGTGAAATAGATGTTTTTCTTTGTCCTGATCCTCAGGATGTTGCCTCACCGTCCAAAAATATGTCTTTACCATCTTCATCTGaagattgcttttcagactcCACTATAGAAAGTTCTCCGTCtatgaaaa AAATGCCAAAAGAAAAGTCGCCCTCAGGCCGACGTCGATATCAATCCCCACTTATTGAAGATCAAAATATTTCTCCTTCAATGGAATCAACCCAACCCCTTCTCTTTCAAACAGATGATCAACTTCATGAAGGTGAGATGGAAGCTGACTCTGCTTTTGTTGATGAAGATTCTGAGTCATTCATAGCTCTCTCGCCCACCATGAATCCAGATGATTATTTATTCAGTCTGGATGACAGCGAAGGTATTGCAGAGTTGTTTGATATCACCGCAACAGCTTTGCCCAACTCAGAAAGTGTTTCCAAATTGTCTTCCTAA
- the LOC143464053 gene encoding uncharacterized protein LOC143464053 — protein MTTDILCTMGDEINGVNNNEIKSTIENIKFKWTQEVPQYGHKLLQRLDEFRNKHIFYDVTLKTIDEDLSAHKVVLAACGGMFRSHFVNSKTKRIADDVTEVNFDCTAAGLRTILKFAYSGLLEINEKNLLPTLLAAIISEMKEVQEICADIAMSRLGWMLTFDGSEEMLPTISAEGKTNRKKEPSPSLDHAFEILHKILQFNDTQFPKRIAEEESNCEEKLSQYPCLKEVQLRFPELETVYVSMLNCLRKAKMLEKMKEERHPSHENPSKETSKLESANVAKKQEMGSVNDSEEVLSDKAENKNTLDEEERREPAVTASDTSKVETAERNKACEKSENDGKDATATLSSEPNQAPKPRARKQNSNELSKPPISKPRTVSMPVQKKDSLNGKAEAKKSRPASPPKDQSKSLPHSSSPAGLSIHSPSLSPAPPSPLPSKKKSAAPKPPGQIAPVTTATTPSTKPAATVKDAAGRTPPPRPKMEKATASPRPARSGSTKVPPPRPKPPSVKRPPVVSEDNDKANYDDALNPFAEETEQPDDYATSTKSELKETGSNGIEEAESKKSDYDESLNPFG, from the exons ATGACTACTGATATTCTTTGTACAATGGGAGACGAAATTAACGGAGTGAATAATAACGAAATTAAGAGCACGATTGagaatataaaatttaaatggaCACAAGAGGTGCCTCAATATGgacacaaacttttacaaagGCTGGATGAGTTCCGCAACAAACATATCTTTTACGATGTCACCTTGAAAACTATAGACGAAGACCTGTCAGCCCATAAGGTTGTGCTTGCAGCTTGTGGCGGAATGTTTAG gtCACATTTTGTTAATTCGAAGACCAAAAGAATAGCTGACGATGTAACTGAGGTTAACTTTGATTGCACGGCAGCCGGGCTTCGTACTATACTAAAGTTTGCTTATTCTGGGTTACTTGAAATAAACGAAAAGAATTTGCTTCCTACTCTACTGGCCGCAATCATTTCAGAAATGAAAGAG GTGCAGGAGATATGCGCTGACATCGCCATGTCAAGATTAGGTTGGATGTTGACATTTGACGGAAGCGAAGAAATGTTACCTACGATTAGCGCTGAAGGGAAGACGAACAGAAAGAAAGAGCCATCTCCATCATTAGATCACGCTTTTGAgattttgcataaaattttacagttCAATGATACACAATTCCCGAAAAGAATAGCGGAAGAAGAATCAAATTGCGAAGAAAAGCTTTCACAATATCCTTGCCTTAAAGAAGTTCAACTGCGGTTTCCAGAATTGGAAACTGTGTATGTATCTATGCTGAACTGCTTACGGAAAGCAAAAATGTTGGAAAAAATGAAAGAGGAAAGGCACCCATCGCACGAAAACCCTTCCAAGGAAACGTCTAAACTGGAATCTGCTAATGTTGCTAAAAAACAGGAAATGGGTTCAGTAAATGACTCGGAAGAAGTTTTATCAGATAAAGCAGAGAATAAAAATACATTGGATGAGGAAGAAAGAAGAGAACCGGCCGTTACTGCTTCCGACACTTCCAAAGTTGAAACAGCAGAAAGAAACAAAGCATGCGAGAAATCTGAAAACGATGGAAAAGATGCCACAGCAACACTTTCCTCAGAACCGAACCAAGCACCTAAACCGAGGGCTAGGAAGCAAAATTCAAACGAATTAAGCAAACCTCCGATTTCAAAGCCTAGAACTGTGTCGATGCCTGTTCAAAAGAAAGATTCACTTAATGGAAAAGCTGAGGCGAAAAAGAGTCGGCCTGCTTCACCTCCGAAAGATCAAAGCAAGTCGTTACCGCACTCCTCCTCGCCAGCTGGACTTTCTATTCATTCGCCGTCTTTATCTCCCGCTCCTCCTAGCCCGCTGCCATCGAAGAAGAAATCCGCAGCACCCAAACCTCCCGGCCAAATTGCTCCCGTAACAACAGCGACAACACCTTCTACGAAGCCAGCAGCTACCGTCAAGGATGCGGCTGGTAGAACTCCTCCACCGAGACCTAAAATGGAAAAGGCTACTGCAAGTCCTAGACCCGCTCGGTCCGGATCTACTAAAGTTCCGCCTCCAAGACCAAAACCACCCTCAGTGAAAAGACCGCCTGTTGTATCCGAG GATAATGATAAGGCTAATTACGACGATGCGCTAAATCCGTTTGCTGAAGAAACAGAG CAACCTGACGATTACGCAACCTCGACAAAATCAGAACTAAAGGAAACGGGCTCTAATGGGATTGAAGAAGCCGAAAGTAAGAAAAGCGATTACGATGAGTCATTAAACCCTTTTGGTTAG